Below is a window of Coriobacterium glomerans PW2 DNA.
TCATTTGCGAAACGAGGCTACTTCTCGAGCTCTGCGTGCCAGGTGTCGTACTGCTTCTCGTTCGCGGGCGGCTTCACGTCACCTTTTTTGATCTTGTCCATCAGTTTCTGGGCGGCATCGTAGACCTTGTCGTCCATGAGATCATGCTCGGGCGCCAGGCCGACGGCGCCGTCCTCCATGCCGAGCGTGATGGTCTTGCCACCGAGCTTCTCGCCCTTGCGAATGCGTTTCGAGATGTCCACCACGGCTGTGTCCACGTTCTTGAGCGCCGAGGTCAGCATATTCTTCGGCGCATACCGGTACTGGTCGGAGTCGACGCCGATGATGAGCTTGTTCGCGTCCTTTGCGGCATCGATGACACCCTTGCCGGCACCACCCGCGGCGTGGAAGATGACGTCGCAGCCATCGGAGTACATCTTGGCAGCGATCGCCTTGCCCTTCGCCTCATCGGTGAAGCTCTCGGTGTACTGCGAGCTCACGGTCACATTCGTCCCGTTTTCCTTGTTCGCGTAGTCGACACCCGCTTTGTAGCCCCACTCGAACATATCGACGATGTCGCTGACCTGCCCGCCGACGAAGCCGACCTTACCGGTCTTGGATTGGCTCGCAGCGATGAATCCGGCGACGAACGAGGACTCCTGTGAGCGGAACATCAGCCCGGTGAGGTTGGAGATGGAGGTGTCACCCGCATCGTCGATGATCGCGAAGTTCACATCGGGGTTCTGCTTGGCAGCCGTCTTCACCGCATCCGCCATCGCGTAGCCGACGCCCCAGACGAGGTTGTTTTTGCCGTCGACGGCGCGATCGAGGTTCGTGGGATAGTCGCTTTCCTGCTTGGACTCCGTGTAGCCGACCTTGACGCCTCCGTCCTTCTCGAGCTTCTGCAGGCCCTCCCAAGACAGCTGGTTGAACGACTGATCGTTCACGCCGCCCACATCGGTCACCATCGAGATCTTGTACGTGCCGCCGCCATCGGCTGCCGACCCTGTCGACCCTCCACCTTTGTTCGCCGTTCCGCCGCATGCGACCAGTGTCGCCGCGACGACGATGCTGGCAGCTCCCGCGACGAGCGTCTTGCCGATTCCGCCGATCTTTCTCATACCGTTCCCTTCAGTTGCTCGCAGAGATACTCTGCTATCGGATTGCCTTGCCACGCCCGTACCAATCCAGCGGCATCACGCTCCTTCGCTGCTCGTCGCAGCGATAGACAGCGCGATCTCCATCATCTGCGTGAAACCGGTCTGGCGCTCGGAGGCGTCCAGGGATTCACCGGAGAGGGGAAGGTCGGAGACGGTGAGCAGGCACAGGGCCCGTTTGCCGGCGCGCGCGGCGTTCATGTAGAGGGCGGCCGCCTCCATCTCGACGGCCAGCACGCCCATCTTGCGCCACCGCTCGGTGGAGGAGGGATCGTCCAGGTAGAAGTGGTCGCTCGACAAAACGTTGCCCACGCGCACGTCGACGCCGCGCTCGCGGCCGGCGTCGACGGCGGCCGCGAGCAGTCCGAAGTCGGCGATGGGCGCGAACGTCCCGGGCAGCTCGTAGTGTGCGGCAAAAGCCGAGTCGGTGCAGGCTCCCATGCCGGCCACGACGTCCTTCAGACCGACGTCTGACGCCACCCCGCCGGCTGAACCCACCCGGATGATAGCGCCCACGTCGTAGAAGTTGAACAGCTCAAAGGAGTAGATGCCGATCGAGGGCATGCCCATGCCGCCGCCCATGACCGTGACGGGGGCTCCTTGGTAGACACCTGTGAAGGCGAGCATGTTGCGCACCTCGTTGACGCAGCGGACATCGCTCAGATAGGTGTCTGCGATGAATTTCGCACGCAGGGGGTCGCCCGGCATGAGAACGGTCTTCGCGATGTCGCCGGCGGCGGCACCGATGTGCGGGGTGGGAGCAGATCCCATGGCCCATCTCCTTTGGAAAAGAGTTTGCAGGGAAAACCGGTACGGCCGATCTCGACCCCACCATTAGAGATTCTAATTCATTTGATCCGCTCCGAGCTGTGGAATGTTGGTTGGCGCTGCAGAAGGCCATGAGCACGCGAGCGATCGCGTGCGCTCGCTTTGACCATCTCGATCTTTATCCCATTCGCACCCTCGGGTGCTGAGGTGGCCATGCTGGAGAATCTCGATTTCGTTGAAATCAGGCAGCTTGATACGCGGCGGAGCAATGATGAGGAGCTTGAAGGTGCATTGGCGCTCATCAATTGAGCTGGAGAATCTGAGCAGAAGGTCTTCTTCGAAGGCTAGGTTTTCGTTGCGTTCGGCAGACTGGCTGAGGTTCGAATGCTATCGTCTGAGGAATGCTATCGACCGAGAATGCGGCGCAGATGCGCGTTTTTTGACTGAAAATAGGGGGTTATTTTCAACTGAGGTAGTCAAAAAGCGCGCATCTTTGTGGGGTAATGGGAGCGGCTGTGGCTGCGCGGGACGATGGGCAGCGCGGGACGCGGGCGATGAGCATGGACCACTCGAGTGCCATGTCATATGTATGCGAATCGTCGCGCCTTC
It encodes the following:
- a CDS encoding BMP family ABC transporter substrate-binding protein, producing the protein MRKIGGIGKTLVAGAASIVVAATLVACGGTANKGGGSTGSAADGGGTYKISMVTDVGGVNDQSFNQLSWEGLQKLEKDGGVKVGYTESKQESDYPTNLDRAVDGKNNLVWGVGYAMADAVKTAAKQNPDVNFAIIDDAGDTSISNLTGLMFRSQESSFVAGFIAASQSKTGKVGFVGGQVSDIVDMFEWGYKAGVDYANKENGTNVTVSSQYTESFTDEAKGKAIAAKMYSDGCDVIFHAAGGAGKGVIDAAKDANKLIIGVDSDQYRYAPKNMLTSALKNVDTAVVDISKRIRKGEKLGGKTITLGMEDGAVGLAPEHDLMDDKVYDAAQKLMDKIKKGDVKPPANEKQYDTWHAELEK
- the deoD gene encoding purine-nucleoside phosphorylase, which codes for MGSAPTPHIGAAAGDIAKTVLMPGDPLRAKFIADTYLSDVRCVNEVRNMLAFTGVYQGAPVTVMGGGMGMPSIGIYSFELFNFYDVGAIIRVGSAGGVASDVGLKDVVAGMGACTDSAFAAHYELPGTFAPIADFGLLAAAVDAGRERGVDVRVGNVLSSDHFYLDDPSSTERWRKMGVLAVEMEAAALYMNAARAGKRALCLLTVSDLPLSGESLDASERQTGFTQMMEIALSIAATSSEGA